One Gigantopelta aegis isolate Gae_Host chromosome 1, Gae_host_genome, whole genome shotgun sequence genomic region harbors:
- the LOC121375021 gene encoding choline-phosphate cytidylyltransferase B-like isoform X1 produces MEGVRKTRKRKRMTSRKRDANGERVGRTPSACTCSCRKVIGPAPFHYEEAAIAERERINYEEKVSLETARAGLANRPVRVYADGIYDMFHSGHARQLMQVKLALPDSYLIVGVCNDELTHEKKGRTVMNEAERYEALRHCRYVDEVITDAPWVLTEEYLEMHKIDFVAHDDLPYTTGAADDVYQRVKEKGMFLPTQRTEGISTTDVIARIIKDYDMYVRRNLARGYTAAELNVSYMKEKKIKLKVNYEKIEEKLKDKKKEIMDKWKESMDKGNELLHKWEDKSKEFIGNFLDMFGKDGKINHWFTESKLKIGRALSPPSSPSREDSSSPSPCTASPPMKRARYLSPVDDYDYSDGED; encoded by the exons ATGGAAGGAGTTAGAAAGACAAGAAA gAGAAAGAGAATGACGAGCAGAAAGAGAGATGCCAATGGGGAGAGAGTCGGAAGGACTCCGTCGGCCTGTACATGTTCCTGTAGAAAG GTGATAGGACCGGCTCCGTTCCACTATGAAGAAGCTGCGATCGCGGAGCGGGAGAGAATAAACTACGAGGAGAAAGTCTCACTCGAAACAGCCAGGGCTGGACTCG CAAACCGACCGGTGCGAGTGTATGCCGATGGTATCTATGACATGTTTCACAGTGGCCACGCCCGACAACTGATGCAGGTCAAGCTGGCATTGCCAGACAGTTACCTCATTGTTGGTG TGTGTAATGACGAGCTGACACACGAGAAGAAAGGTCGCACGGTAATGAACGAGGCCGAACGCTACGAGGCATTACGACACTGTCGCTATGTCGACGAGGTCATCACAGATGCACCCTGGGTACTTACGGAAGAATATCTGGAAATGCACAAG ATAGATTTCGTGGCCCACGATGACCTCCCTTATACAACTGGTGCTGCTGATGATGTTTACCAAAGAGTGAAAGAGAAAGGAAT GTTTCTTCCCACGCAGAGAACAGAGGGAATTTCCACAACCGATGTCATAGCCAGGATCATCAAAGATTACGACATGTATGTACGGAGGAATTTAGCCAGAGGCTATACGGCAGCTGAACTCAACGTCAGTTATATGAAA gagaaaaaaattaaattaaaagtgaATTACGagaaaattgaagaaaaacttaAGGACAAGAAAAAGGAGATTATGGACAAATGGAAAGAGTCCATGGACAAGGGGAACGAACTCTTGCACAAATGGGAGGACAAATCGAAGGAATTCATTGGCAATTTCCTCGACATGTTTGGGAAAGATGGAAAGATT AACCACTGGTTCACCGAAAGCAAGCTGAAAATAGGGCGGGCCTTGTCACCCCCGTCCAGTCCCTCCAGGGAGGATTCGTCATCCCCCAGCCCTTGCACTGCCAGTCCCCCCATGAAGCGGGCCAGATATCTCTCACCAGTTGACGATTATGATTATTCCGATGGCGAGGATTAA
- the LOC121375021 gene encoding choline-phosphate cytidylyltransferase B-like isoform X2 yields MTSRKRDANGERVGRTPSACTCSCRKVIGPAPFHYEEAAIAERERINYEEKVSLETARAGLANRPVRVYADGIYDMFHSGHARQLMQVKLALPDSYLIVGVCNDELTHEKKGRTVMNEAERYEALRHCRYVDEVITDAPWVLTEEYLEMHKIDFVAHDDLPYTTGAADDVYQRVKEKGMFLPTQRTEGISTTDVIARIIKDYDMYVRRNLARGYTAAELNVSYMKEKKIKLKVNYEKIEEKLKDKKKEIMDKWKESMDKGNELLHKWEDKSKEFIGNFLDMFGKDGKINHWFTESKLKIGRALSPPSSPSREDSSSPSPCTASPPMKRARYLSPVDDYDYSDGED; encoded by the exons ATGACGAGCAGAAAGAGAGATGCCAATGGGGAGAGAGTCGGAAGGACTCCGTCGGCCTGTACATGTTCCTGTAGAAAG GTGATAGGACCGGCTCCGTTCCACTATGAAGAAGCTGCGATCGCGGAGCGGGAGAGAATAAACTACGAGGAGAAAGTCTCACTCGAAACAGCCAGGGCTGGACTCG CAAACCGACCGGTGCGAGTGTATGCCGATGGTATCTATGACATGTTTCACAGTGGCCACGCCCGACAACTGATGCAGGTCAAGCTGGCATTGCCAGACAGTTACCTCATTGTTGGTG TGTGTAATGACGAGCTGACACACGAGAAGAAAGGTCGCACGGTAATGAACGAGGCCGAACGCTACGAGGCATTACGACACTGTCGCTATGTCGACGAGGTCATCACAGATGCACCCTGGGTACTTACGGAAGAATATCTGGAAATGCACAAG ATAGATTTCGTGGCCCACGATGACCTCCCTTATACAACTGGTGCTGCTGATGATGTTTACCAAAGAGTGAAAGAGAAAGGAAT GTTTCTTCCCACGCAGAGAACAGAGGGAATTTCCACAACCGATGTCATAGCCAGGATCATCAAAGATTACGACATGTATGTACGGAGGAATTTAGCCAGAGGCTATACGGCAGCTGAACTCAACGTCAGTTATATGAAA gagaaaaaaattaaattaaaagtgaATTACGagaaaattgaagaaaaacttaAGGACAAGAAAAAGGAGATTATGGACAAATGGAAAGAGTCCATGGACAAGGGGAACGAACTCTTGCACAAATGGGAGGACAAATCGAAGGAATTCATTGGCAATTTCCTCGACATGTTTGGGAAAGATGGAAAGATT AACCACTGGTTCACCGAAAGCAAGCTGAAAATAGGGCGGGCCTTGTCACCCCCGTCCAGTCCCTCCAGGGAGGATTCGTCATCCCCCAGCCCTTGCACTGCCAGTCCCCCCATGAAGCGGGCCAGATATCTCTCACCAGTTGACGATTATGATTATTCCGATGGCGAGGATTAA
- the LOC121380735 gene encoding elastin-like — MSQNCDSYHSQNCLGLGLGLAPGLGLGLAPGLGLGLGLGLGLAPGLGLAPGLGLAPGLGPGLGLGLAPGLGLAPGLGPAPGLGPGPGLGRAPGLGLAPGLGLGLGLWLPVWFT, encoded by the exons ATGTCTCAAAACTGTGATAGTTACCACTCTCAGAACT GTcttggtctgggtctgggtctggctcCAGGTCTTGGTCTGGGTCTGGCTCcaggtctgggtctgggtctgggtctgggtctgggtctggctcCAGGTCTGGGTCTGGCTCCAGGTCTGGGTCTGGCTCcag GTCTGGGtccgggtctgggtctgggtctggctcCGGGTCTGGGTCTGGCTCCGGGTCTGGGTCCGGCTCCGGGTCTGGGTCCGGGTCCGGGTCTGGGTCGGGCTCCGGGTCTGGGTCTGGCTcctggtctgggtctgggtctgggtctctGGCTCCCGGTCTGG tttacaTAA